DNA sequence from the Phocoena sinus isolate mPhoSin1 chromosome 9, mPhoSin1.pri, whole genome shotgun sequence genome:
GGGTCTCGGCGTGGGGTGGTTGCTTCCCGTGGACTAACAGGAAGCCCCCTTGAGCTAAAGTACAGGGGAAGTCCTTTCTAAAGCTAAGCTCTGTCACCACGGGTGAGGGATGAGTTCTCACCTCGCCTCATGGCACCCTGGGCATGTGTGGGCTGGGGGAGGCTGGCAGGGCCTCCTGGAGGACAGGGGTGGCTGTCCTTGtcagggtggggggtggatgcCTCAGGTGCTCTGAGGCTTCCCCATcagcccccagccctgtgccCCAGTCCCTCTGTCATCCTAGCCAGGCTGTGAGTACCAGGGACACCAGTATCAGAGCCAGGAGACCTTCAGACTCCAAGAGAGTGGCCGCTGTGTCCGCTGCTCCTGCCAGGTAGGCAGTGCCGCTGTCTCACGCCCCGGATCTGTCTTGTCCCTTGAGGGCCACtcacccagcctccctcctagGCCGGCGAGGTCTCCTGTGAGGAGCAGGAGTGCCCGGGCGCCCCCTGCACCCTGTCTGACTCtggcccccagctctgcccaggtgtgtgtgttgaggggtaACCACGAAAGGGTGCTTCTCCCAGCAGCTAGAGATGGAGGAGTGTTCCTTCACCGTAAGGGGAGGCATTCCTAAGTCCACCAGCCATTCCAGAGTGTGTTCAGAGGCTGCTGTGGGGAGGGCTAAGCCAGGGTCTTGGGAAGGGTCTTATGGTCTGGGAAGGGCAGGGATGGGTGGATGTGTCCAGGTTGCCATGGTgacagcccccctcccccgccccttgcTGTAGCCTGCGTGCTTGGTGGAGAGGAGTTTGCTGAGGGGGTCCAGTGGGAGCCTGATGGTCAGCCCTGCACAACCTGTTCCTGTCAAGCTGGGGTGCCCGTGTGCAGGGCTTtgctctgctccccagccccctgccagCACCCCACCAAGCCCCCCGGTGAGTGCCCCACCCCAATCTAGCTTTCTTCCCCTGCCTTGCCTGGCCCACCCTGATCGGCTGGGCTGTGATCACCCTGCTCTACCCAGGTGCCTGCTGCCCCAGCTGTGAGAGCTGCACCTACCACGGCCAAGTGTACGCCAACGGGCAGAACTTCACAGATGCAGACAGCCCTTGCCACACCTGCTACTGCGAGGTACCTCCCCAGGCTTGCTGCTGCCCTGCTGAGCCCCTCCCGGGGCCCACCCCCATTGCCTTCTCACCTGCTCCCAGGATGGGACCGTGACATGCTCCTTGGTCAACTGCCCTCCCACAACCTGTGCCAGGCCCCAGAGTGGACCCGGCCAGTGCTGCCCCAGGTGCCCAGGTACGTGCTTACTGTACCTGTCTGGCTTGGTGAACCCTTGACCCTGCCACTCCATGGCCCCGTGGGCCCAACGGATACCTTAGAAAGCAATGGCCTTCCGAATTTTTCAGTCTGACAAAGCTTGGGACTCTCTGGAACTCACAGGGTACGGGTGGGAGAGAAGAGTAGACATTCGTTTGTCCCTTCATGTTACGACACCaccctttccctcctttcctacACTTCCTCTTCCAATACCCTCACCATGCACATCTATTCGTATATCTACCTGTATAAGCCTGGTTCATGCAACAAATGTTCAGGTTTCCTATGCAAGAGACTGGGAGCTGGGATGCTGTGTGCCCTGATGCCTGCCCACACGGAGAGTATGCAGGGCGCGTATCACAAACACAGGCATGCACATGCATGAGCCCTTCGGCTCTTCACCCTCAGAGGCACACACATCTGCCTGCAGGTAAaggaactaaacacacacacacacacacacacacacacaagtgtgtgCTCGGGGAGATACGCTTGTCCGTATAcacagcccctcctcctcctcctctccctccatgGGGACAGCTTCCAAGTGGCACTTCTGCAGTGGCTCTGGACTCAAGGGTAGAGGGACTGTCAGCCTGCTCCTTGCACTGTCAGTCTTTGTCTCCACTCCTGCCCACCCGCCCCACTGCCCAGACTGCATCCTGGAGAAGCAAGTGTTTATGGATGGCGAGAGCTTCTCCCACCCTCGAGACCCCTGTCAGGAATGCCAGTGCCGGGAAGGCCATGCCCACTGCCAACCTCGGGCCTGCCCCAGGGCCTCCTGTGCCCACCCGTTGCCTGGTCCCTGTTGCCAGAACAACTGCAATGGTGAGGTGGGCGGGATGGGGGGTGGTCCCTCAGGATGGCTTGGCCCCATCTATAGGCCTTTAGGGCTGGGAGGGCAGCATGCCCTGGGGGAAGGGGGGCCTCTCCCAGGCCCatagctcccccctcccccaggctgtgCCTTTGCTGGGAAAGAGTACCCCAACGGAGCAGACTTCCCCCACCCCTCTGACCCCTGCCGCCTGTGTCGCTGTCTGGTGAGTCTGCCACCTGGATGGGAAGGAAGAGTGGGGGGGGCACTTGGGGAGACCAGGAGAAGTCCGCCAAGGTGAGGGTGAGAAGGGGAGGGGTCTCCTCCACCTTCTACCACTGACTTGGCCTGGCCTCGTCCATCTGCAGAGCGGCCACGTGCAGTGCCCGGCCCGCCGCTGCCCGCCCTTGCCCTGTCCAGAGCCGCTCCTGTTGCCAGGAGAGTGCTGCCCGCAGTGCCCGGGTAGGAGCCGCACCCCTCGCCACTCCTCCGGGGAGACTCCCTcagcagcctccctccccacccccccacccccccccaccccccacccccgctgacGCTTGCTCTCTGGCTGCAGCCACCCCCTCTGGCTGCCCTCGGCCCGGGGGCGGGGTCCCCGTCCGCCACCAGGAGCACTTCTCCCAGCCCGACGACCCCTGCCGCCGCTGCCTCTGCCTCGACGGCTCCGTGTCCTGCCAGCTGCTGCCCTGCCCACCGGCGCCCTGCACCCACCCGCGCCAGGGGCCCTGCTGCCCCTCCTGTGACGGTAACGCCCCGACTGCACCTGCCCGCACTCCTTCCAGCTCCACCCCGGAACCTCACCTGCTCCGTCCCCCTCTTACTCTGCGTCCCTCTTTACCTCCAGGCGGGGCGCcaccccttctcccccttcctcctggccCGCTCCTCCGGGGCGGGGTTCTCACTAAGAAAGTGCGGGAACAGTGCCCACCCAGCCCGCAGGGCCCGGGAGGTAGTGCGCCTGGTGCGCCACCTCCAAGGCCCCCCAGCCCCTCGCCTGCCCCCCAGGCTGCCTGTACCAGGGGAAGGAGTTCGCCAGTGGCGAGCGCTTCCCTTCGCCCACTGCCCGGTGCCACGTCTGCCTCTGCTGGGAGGGCAGCGTCAGCTGCGAGCCCAGGGCCTGTGCCCCAGCACAGTGCCCCTTCCCTGCCAGGGGTGACTGCTGCCCTACCTGTGATGGTGAGGGGGCGGGAACTGTACGGGTGGGGGGACAGGAGGGCGGGGTCAAAGTCATCTTTACTGCCCTAGAGTgggtcaaaaatatttattaccgTAAGACAAAAGCCCTGGACCAAATTCTGTGTGGGTTTTCCCTACGGATTGGACAgggagcttttttcttttttgtaatatttatttatttattggctgtgttgggtcttggttgcagcacatgggatctttcgttgcggtgcattgtggctcactggctcagtagttgcaggcGTGAGGGCTTAGTtcccccgcggcatgtgggatcttagttccccgagcagggatccaactggcgtcccctgcattgcaagatcgattcttaaccactggaccacagggaaggcCCTGGACAGGGAGCTTCTTTGCAGGCTGAAGGGGAGAAAGTTTGCCCTTTGGCCAATCCAACTGCCACCCCCCAGACCCCTTTACCCACCGGCCAAGAATgagcccttccctccccaccaggtCTTTGAGGCCTTGGCCTCAGGCCAGGCCCAAGCTCAGAGCTGGATGACTGGTCTCCTCTCCCTGATTTCTGccgctccccccaccctccctgtcctctCTCCAAGGCTGCGAGTACCTATGGGAGTCCTACCTGAGCAGCCAGGACTTTCCGGATCCCCGAGAGCCCTGCAATCTGTGTACCTGTCTCGGAGGCTTCGTGAACTGTAGCCGCCGGCCCTGTGAGCCTCTGGGCTGCAGCCACCCGCTCACCCCGTCTGGGCACTGCTGCCCAACCTGCCAGGGTAGACCTGCCCTCCCACTGCCCTTCTCAACTCCCGGCCTCCCTTCGGCTGCTGCGAGTCCCCTGGTCTGGTCACTGTCACCCCTCCCCCGAGACAGCCACGCAGCAAGCCCACAGACTGGGTTTTCCTGGGGTTCCTCACCCCATACTCGAGCCCTCCTCTCCGTCCCTGCTGTCACCTCGCGCCAACTGTGAAGGGCACCACACAACCACCCCTGTGCTGTCAGACCTTCCCACTCTTCAGCTGTCTCCCTGCCTTCCCAAAATAGCACGTCACCAGACTCCAAGCCATTCAGTGGCTTCCACTGCCCTTGAGTCACCCAAGCACATTTGGGCAACTTCCTTCCCCCGTGGCTTCTAAAGAAGCCACCCTCCCGAGCCCAGCCCACCTCTCGCCTTCATTTCCACTGTGCCCGTTCCTCTCATCTTCCTCCCACGAGGGCCCTGCTCTGTGATCCCACCCTCAGTCCCCCCCGCCGTGCTTCACGCATGCAAGTCTCACCACCGTGGTCTGGCTGAAGTCTTTCCTCCCGCCCCTCACCTTCCCAGCCACTCACCACTCTTTCTGACTCTTAGCTAAGCTTTGGTAGAGGACCCCAGGCccggctgtgtgtgtgtgtgtgtgtctgtgttggtgtgtgtgcctgtgtcagCAGAGGGATCCACTGATTGCGGCTCTGCCTTGTATTCCCCCCTCTGCCAGGATGCCTCTATCATGGGGTCACCGCTGCCCCCGGAGAGACCCTTCCTGACCCGCTCGACCCCACCTGCTCCATCTGCACCTGCCAGGTGAGGCGGCCCTTTGGGGGCTTGGAGCCCTTCATCCCTTGATCCTCCTCTCTGGCCAGAAAGAGGTCGTCTCCTCCTCCCAGGGTACACGCTGCCTGTGACATCCATCAGGACAGATTGGGCTCAGGCCTCCTGGGCTGAGGGAGGGGGTCTGGGCCGGGCAGGTCAGTAGGGGCACACCCCCATGAGGCCGCATGTGGCCTGGTTTGAGGGTGTGATGACATGGGAAGTGGCAGCGTGACCTCTCTCCCCCAGGAAGGCTCCATGCGCTGCCGGAAGAAGCCGTGTGCTCCAGCTCTgtgcccccatccctccccagggCCTTGCTTCTGCCCTGTTTGCCACAGTGAGCACACACGCCCCGCCGCCCCCCCACGCCTCCCCCTCCCGCTCTGCCAGACCTGACGCTGGACTGGTAGCACAGCCCCCGCCCAGGACACATGTCACCCACAGGCTGCCTCTCTCAGGGCCGGGAGCACCAGGACGGGGAGGAGTTTGAGGGGCCCGCAGGCAGCTGTGAGCGCTGTCGCTGTCAGGTGTGGTAGGGAGGTGGCAGAGCGGGCAGGGGCGGGGTCAGCTGGCCTGGAGAGCAAGTCACTGACCAGGCATCTCCTGCAGGCTGGCCAGGTCAGCTGTGAGCGGCTGCAGTGCCCACCTCTGCCCTGCCCACTCCAGGTCACAGAGCCGGGGAGCTGCTGCCCTCGCTGCAGAGGTACGTCTGGCCAGTGGGGCTGCTCCCTTGTTTCCGTCCCTCCATcggccccacctccctcccctcagctctCCTCCAGACTTCCCACCTCCCTGTCCACCCGTCTGTCCCTCCCACACCTCAGCCCTTGAGCTCTCACCACATTCACCTTCAGCTCTTCCTACCTATCCCCGCCCCTGGCCTATCCAGACCGTCTCCCCTTCTAGGTGCTTATTAGAATCTCCTCAAAGCTGCCCATTCCTAACCACGCCCCATTCATAATgatcattaacatttattgagcatataccatgtgctaagcactttacacatacCTCATCTGATGCACACAACGATCTCAacaagtaggtattattattaacttttcccattttatagatgagaaaactgaggtaacATAACTTACCTGTGGTCACTTAGCCAGTAGATGGCAGAGTCAAGATTTGCATCTAGGCCATCTGTTTCTAGAGTAGGGGCCTTTTTTAGCCTGTGTGAGCCCTCGCCCCGTATACTGCCCAGCATGGTATAGGAACTGTCAGCGTCTCCTTGCCCTGAGATGaaatccccatttaacagatggggagactgagactTGTAGAGATTGAGTTACCTTGGGCACACGGTTACTGATGGAGCCTCTCATTCATCCCACGTGCATTTATTACACACTTGCTGCAGGCCAGGTACTGTTGCTGGCGCTGGGCTATAAGAGACAGTGCCTGCTGCCTGGCACTGGGTCTAGCAAGCAAGCAGACGAGGAATGGGATTAGAGTCCAGGTGTTCTGACCCCGACCCAGTGTCTTTCCCCTCCATCACAGGCAGGAGTTCTGTCCCAGGACACCTTTCCACTATATCCCTGCAGAAACCCCTCCTGGCACCCACATACCCTACTGAGCACCCAGGGTGAGGGGGCAGACATGCAGAACCCAGACTCAGAGCTCATCCCTGCCCACCTCGGACACAGGCTGCCTGGTTCATGGGGAAGAGCACCCTGAAGGCAGTAGCTGGGAGCCCCCCAACAGCCCCTGTTCCTCCTGCATGTGTCATGAGGGTGTCATCACCTGTGCCCGCGTCCAGTGTGTCACCTCCTGTGCCCAGCCTCACCTGGGGCCCCGTGACTGCTGCCCTCGATGCTCTGGTACtgggagcctggggtgggggggcgtgggCAGGGAGGCAGTGCCCTGTCAGCATCTCCCTGCCATTGCCCTGGGCTGGGCGGCAGAGATGCGTCGTTCCAGGAGAAGTGGCCCTCATTCTTATGCACACCCCATTCTCTGAGGCTGGGGGGCCTGGCATTGCTGCCAGCCTGAAAGCTCCCTGATTCTGTTCTGCTCTTAACCCCCCACCCAACCCCTGCCAAGCCTGTGAGCATGAGGGTCGGAAGTATGAGCCCGGGGAGAGCTTCCAGCCTGGCACAGACCCCTGTGAAGTGTGCACCTGTGAGGTAGGGGAGCGCAACGCTGAGGGGCAGCCTGGACCCTGCGGGGAGCAGGCATTGTGGGGAGTCAGGAGTGTGTCCCTGTGGCCAGGGAGTGAGGCAGGGGCTTGGGGTGAAGAGCCTGCAGGGCCAGCAAGTCTGGGGGGGCAGGCAGTGGGCGGGCCCTCCTGGCTGGAGTGTGGGGTGATGTGGGTAGAAGGTTGCGGGGAGATGCCTGGGAATTGGTTGGGGGCCATACTGGGGAACTTCTATTTGAAAGGTAAGGGTGAGCCAATGAAAGGGTTTTGAGCAGGCAATCGACATCATAGATCAGGAGATTAGGCAATGGGATTGGGGAGGGGGATGGCATGGGAGCGCAGAAGGGTCAAAGGCCACATGAAGGTTCAGGCCCCAGTGACTGCAGGCAGCAGGCACTGTCCTCTCTGGGGACTGGGGCATGGGGTGAGGAGATGCTCAGTCTCTCTGCACACTGTCGTCTGATCTGCCCAAGGCAGATGGAGGAGCCTGGCATCCAGAGGAAAGAGGGTGGCTCTCAGCTTCCATGGCCTGGGACCCACCCCCTGCTCGCTCATTCAGCTGCAGCCTGAGGGAACTCCCAGCCTTCGCTGTCACCGGCGGCAGTGTCCCAGCCTGGTGGGCTGTCCCGCCAGCCAGCTCCTGCCCCCTGGGCCCCAGCATTGCTGCCCCACCTGTGCCCGTGAGTCCCCGGACTGGGGGGGAAAGAGGGCAGGGCTGCCAACCCCAGAGTGACACTGGAAGGGCCAGCCAGCCCTCCTTCACAGTACCAGCCCCAGCCCTTTCCTGAGTCCAGTGGATTGTTCTGGAAACCTGTACCCTGGAGGGTGAGACCTGTAATACCCTAAGGGGAAACGGGAAGCTAGCAGGACCCCTTGACTCTGAAGCCTGGTGCATCTTGTCCAGCAGGTGGCGCTGCAGGGTTGCAGCTGTGCTGGCTGCtggcttcttgagggcagggatattAGGACCAGAGGGGCAGTGAGTCGCCCAGCtacagaggtggggagaggtgttcttgtcaacacttgttcGGATGTGCTGCtgcagggaaagaggaaaggcacagtatttactaagcacctactgcatgccacGCACTGTACTTGGTGCTTTTAGTAAACAGCATCACGTTTAATTCTCAGTTACCCAGTGAGGAGGTGTTATTACTCCTTTtgttaacagatgaagaaattgaggttcagagaagttgaTTAATTTGCCCAAAATGGCACAGGCACTGAGTGCTGGAGCCAGGATTGGAACCTGGGGTACCTGGCTCATTGTGCTTCCTTTCAGACGATGAGTGGGAGGGCGAGCAGGGCGGGCAGCCCAGTGTTCCTTAGTGACCTCAGGCTGAGGAAGCCACGCTTTGTCCGTTTTCAGGCCCTCCATGCTAGCAGCCTAGCAAAGTTCCTTTTCAAAAGTCCAAACTTTTCTTTGctggaacaaaaggaaaagggatCTGTCATTCCTGGAATCAAGGTGTTAGGGCCATAAGTATGCCCTGGTCCCAAAAAGCCTGGGGACGCAGTAGGGGGATAAGGGGTCAGTTAGGctttgtcccccacccccatcctggcaGCATCTCCCATACTGCGTTCTTGTCTTCACAGAGCCGCTGAGTCCCTGCACGGAGCACCTGCGGGGGTCTAAGCTGGCCCCGCCAGACCCCTGCTACACCTGCCAGTGCCAGGTGAGCCCTCCTGCCTTGGGGATTCCTCAAGCCCCCTCTTCTCCTCTGTGGGCTGTGGCTGCGACTCCTCTCCTGCAGCAGCTCTGGACTTCCTACTCACCCCTGATATTTGCCCACTTGTCCTGAATGTCGCATCCTGCCTAGGtcctgctccctccctgctgtTCTCTACCTGTCGTGTGTTCCTGTGCCCTTCCACAGGACCTGACTTGGCTCTGCATTCACCGGGCCTGTCCTGAGCCCAGCTGTCCCCTGTTGGAGCGCCATACCCCCCCTGGGAGCTGCTGTCCCGTGTGCCAGGGTTCATGCCCAATTTTGTTCTGCATCCTCAGAGCCGAAGCcaggagggagacaggaggggTGGCATCCATGGGCCAAGTGGGCAACCTGGGGTGTGCACTCAGAATGCAGGCTTTGTTCTTTTGTAGAAAGGGAGGGCTGTTcgttgggggtggaggagggaccCATGAGGtagagggaggcagggaatgAAGCCTGGATTCTCAAGGCCTGGCCTGAGGCTTGGCTCAAGGACCCGAGGCCCACTAGCAGGGCATCGCACAGCTGAGCTGGCAGCCGGCCCAGAGGAAAGTTCCAGCTTCTGGCTTTTGTGGCTTCCGGGACACTCTGGACATCCCGAGCACTGGTGCCGGGTCTGCCATCTAGTAGGCCATGGTGCTGGTTGAAGAAATCAACACCATCAGGGTGCTAATTGGATGGGGTGGGCACTGCCCTGCCCTGGCCTTCAGGGTGAGCTCATGCAGGCGGAATGACAGTGCTCTCCCATCCCCATTTCTTCCTCCTCAGAATGTGTGGTGGAAGCTGAGGGCCAGAGAGTGGCAGATGGAGAGAGCTGGCGGGACCCCAGCGACGACTGTATCACTTGCACCTGCCGtgtgagctgggggtgggagggtgagggtggaggaCCTGAGAGATGGATAAAGGGAGGAGCTTCTGGTCACTGGACCAGAGAATATGGGGTCTTCGAGGTAATCAGAAAAATGCGCCCCCTCTGGGCATCCCTTGTGAGGGCAGGTAGCTGAAGGTGCATTTCATCCCCTACCTGAACGTGAAGTGGCTGTTCttgtggggcaggggcagagagagagggggctCCCGCCCCAGTCCCTGATCCAGAAGGGCTCCGAGAGTGTGAGGCCAGGGACTCCAGGCCCTGCCGGAAGTCCCTAGAGCCATGGCATCTGTCCTCAGCGGGGCCGCGTGGAGTGCCACCTGGAAGAGTGCCAGGCCCTCTCCTGCCCCCACGGCTGGGCGAAGGTGCGGGAGGCTGGCAGGTGCTGTGAGAGATGCCAAGGTGCGGGctagggagatgggggagggtcagggagggGGGAGGCGGGAGCGAGACCCAGTGTGAGGGATGGGCAGCGGACCCTCGCCCCTTACTGTCCCCTCAGCCCCCGCCCAGTCGTGCGCGCACCAGGGCCGGCAGGTGGCCTCCGGGGAGCGCTGGGCCGTGGACGCGTGCACCAGTTGCTCCTGCGTAGCCGGCGCCGTGAGCTGCCAGAGCCAGCGCTGCCCGCCGCTCTCCTGCGGGCCCGTGAGTGCTGCTGTCTGAGGCGGTGGGATGGGTGGCCACTTGGCACCGCCCCCCTGGGTGCCCCGGGGAAGGAGGAAGCTGGACTTGCCCGGGTCATGCAGTTCCCGAAGTAGCCACGAGGTGGCGCTCTGACACACCCCCCCCGCCAGCAGTAAGCCGAGGAGCCCTGGAGCCTCCCCAGCGATCCTCCGTGCCCCGGGAGGCTCTGCGTGGGGCACGGCAGGGAGCGCAGCGTGTCTGACGGTGTCTGGGGCGGAGGCCAGGACGAGGCCCCCGCCCTGCGTCCCGGCAGCTGCTGCCCCCGCTGCCTGACCCGCCCCGGTTCCTGCATGGCCTTCGGAGACCCTCATTACCGCACCTTCGACGGCCGCCTGTTGCACTTCCAGGGCAGCTGCAGCTACGTACTGGCCAAGGACTGCCGTGGAGGCGACTTTAGGTGCGCAActccctctgccttctccctgcccccttaCACCCATCCCTGCTGACCACTGCATCTGGGCCTCCCACGCCACAGCGTGCACGTGACCAACGATGACCGGGGCCGGAGCGGCGTGTCCTGGACCCACGAGGTGGCCGTGCTGCTGGGAGACGTGGCCGTGCGGCTGCTGCAGGGCGGAGCGGTCACGGTGAGTAAAGCCAAGGACCCGGGGAAAGTCGGTCCTGCGCGTTCCTCTCCGCTGTCCCGACGTCGCTCCTCCTCCCgcctcccttctcctccaggtGGACGGGCGCCCCGTCGCCTTGCCCTTCTTGCAGGAGCCTCTGCTGTATGTGGAGCTGCGGGGACGCACGGTGATGCTACACGCCCAGCCGGGGCTCCAGGTGCGGCCGGGGCGAGTGGGGTGCAGGGGAGCCTCGGGCCTGTTCAGGTGTCTGTATCTGTAGAGGGAGTGGGGATACCAGCTACCTCCCAGGCCAAAtgaggccacagaggtgagagaGTTCTGCTGGATTCTGAAGGGAGAAGAGGAATCAGGGTTAGAGACCTCCACGTGTGATGGAAGGAGTTCTGAGCCTGGTTTGCGATCTTGGCTCAACCACCCACACACTGGGGCTCTTAGGCCATTACCTTAAGCCcatcctttctgggcctcagctttcccATCAGTCAAATGGGGGAAGGGTTGGGAGGGTGGGCAATGTCAACTGCCGTCTCCTAGGTGGCTTCAGAGATTTTCTCCAATTCCCATGTCAAAGAGTAGTTCACTCCCTGGCCTCCAGCAACAAGCACATTTGTAAATTCAGAAAATAAGTCTTGTCTACTCTTATGATACAGACTCTAATTATGCTTTGTTCTCGGTAAGGCCTGAATGCCCATGAGAGAGTGACTCTCTGGAAGAGGGTTGCATTTCATGGGGGCGCCGAGTTCATGGAGGATGAGGGGAGAAGGTGCCCTTTTGAGGGAGCTGTGGGTGGCTCTTCATGTCTTCTGTGTTTGCCTAGGGCTGACAGGGCAGGTACCTACTTGTATCCTCCCTTCCAGGAGACACCTCCACCTGTCCATTCTCCTCCCCTACAGCAGGGGGCGTGCTGACGCCGCCAGGATCGGCACTGGGCTTCCTGGGGCCCCTGCCTTTCCCCACTTTCCAGTCCCAGCCTCTCTGCACAGGTGCTGTGGGATGGGCAGTCCCAGGTGGAGGTGAGAGTGCCTGGCTCCTACCGGGGCCAGATTTGTGGGCTCTGTGGCAACTTCAATGGCTTTGCCCAGGATGATCTGCAGGGCCCTGAGGGGCTGCTCCTGTCCACTGAGGCTGAGTTTGGGAATAGCTGGCAGGTGAGTCACACaggagctggggggcaggggggaggcaCAGTTGAGCATGAATCTCAGAGCAGCCTTCTGGTATGGAAAGGGAAGTTTGCACACAAGGTGGGCTTTGGGGCTTTCAAGGAGGTTTGGGGACTTCTTGCCTGCTATGGTGCTGGGGGAGGCAGGATGGCCTGTTGAAAGCGGTCTCATCATCTGAATCCCCAAGCCCTGCTTTGCCGCTCAcgaactgtgtgaccttggacaagtcacttacctgctctgggccttggtttgtccatctgtaaaatgggaacaaaggAAAAGTAGCTGATGCTTCCTTTGCTGTTCTCATAGGGAGGTTTATGAggctaaaacaaaatatttggt
Encoded proteins:
- the KCP gene encoding kielin/chordin-like protein isoform X5, producing MQPSPAFWSPLCPGWSSQASLPQARKSGKAWEWPQREELPLPVHGSAALSEGGAVPREPLGLADIHDYQLQAPAHSSAPAGAPQERWRPLEERLGRLEAEVTELREQNKDLQGRVRQLESCECHTASPQCWGLGRAWPEGARWEPDACTACVCQDGATHCVPQPGLPHCHGCSHNGQAYGNGETFATDACTTCRCLEGAITCTQKPCPRGPCLEPGACCPHCEPGCTGGHRSGETWQLEPCVICTCQAGTVQCQGPSCSELNCLESYTPPGECCPICWPGDLPPTLPRRPLGPRGFRTYLGSCLPLGNVHPPRCLLTSPSRWQPSPGCEYEGQLYEEGANFLSSSNPCLQCSCLRSLVRCVPMKCPPIPCPEPVLRPGHCCPNCQAQGCTEGGSHWEHGQEWTTPGDPCRICQCLEGHIRCHQRECASLCPYPARPLPGTCCPVCDGCFLNGREYRSGEPVGSGDPCSHCRCANGSVHCEPLPCPPTPCRHPGRIPGKCCPVCDSCEYQGHQYQSQETFRLQESGRCVRCSCQAGEVSCEEQECPGAPCTLSDSGPQLCPACVLGGEEFAEGVQWEPDGQPCTTCSCQAGVPVCRALLCSPAPCQHPTKPPGACCPSCESCTYHGQVYANGQNFTDADSPCHTCYCEDGTVTCSLVNCPPTTCARPQSGPGQCCPRCPDCILEKQVFMDGESFSHPRDPCQECQCREGHAHCQPRACPRASCAHPLPGPCCQNNCNGCAFAGKEYPNGADFPHPSDPCRLCRCLSGHVQCPARRCPPLPCPEPLLLPGECCPQCPATPSGCPRPGGGVPVRHQEHFSQPDDPCRRCLCLDGSVSCQLLPCPPAPCTHPRQGPCCPSCDGCLYQGKEFASGERFPSPTARCHVCLCWEGSVSCEPRACAPAQCPFPARGDCCPTCDGCEYLWESYLSSQDFPDPREPCNLCTCLGGFVNCSRRPCEPLGCSHPLTPSGHCCPTCQGCLYHGVTAAPGETLPDPLDPTCSICTCQAPCAAGRSRVLQLCAPIPPQGLASALFATGREHQDGEEFEGPAGSCERCRCQAGQVSCERLQCPPLPCPLQVTEPGSCCPRCRGCLVHGEEHPEGSSWEPPNSPCSSCMCHEGVITCARVQCVTSCAQPHLGPRDCCPRCSACEHEGRKYEPGESFQPGTDPCEVCTCELQPEGTPSLRCHRRQCPSLVGCPASQLLPPGPQHCCPTCAQPLSPCTEHLRGSKLAPPDPCYTCQCQDLTWLCIHRACPEPSCPLLERHTPPGSCCPVCQECVVEAEGQRVADGESWRDPSDDCITCTCRRGRVECHLEECQALSCPHGWAKVREAGRCCERCQAPAQSCAHQGRQVASGERWAVDACTSCSCVAGAVSCQSQRCPPLSCGPDEAPALRPGSCCPRCLTRPGSCMAFGDPHYRTFDGRLLHFQGSCSYVLAKDCRGGDFSVHVTNDDRGRSGVSWTHEVAVLLGDVAVRLLQGGAVTVDGRPVALPFLQEPLLYVELRGRTVMLHAQPGLQVLWDGQSQVEVRVPGSYRGQICGLCGNFNGFAQDDLQGPEGLLLSTEAEFGNSWQVPEGPGPGRPCSKGREVDPCRAAGYRARREANARCRVLKSSPFSRCHAVVPPEPFFAACVYDLCACGPGFLADTCLCDALEAYASHCRQAGVTPAWRGPTLCVVGCLLDRGFVFDECGPPCPRTCFNQHVPLGELAAHCVRPCVPACRCPAGLVEHEAHCISPEACPPVLLTGDQPPSTLPNPSQKPQGQEP
- the KCP gene encoding kielin/chordin-like protein isoform X21, whose translation is MQPSPAFWSPLCPGWSSQASLPQARKSGKAWEWPQREELPLPVHGSAALSEGGAVPREPLGLADIHDYQLQAPAHSSAPAGAPQERWRPLEERLGRLEAEVTELREQNKDLQGRVRQLESCECHTASPQCWGLGRAWPEGARWEPDACTACVCQDGATHCVPQPGLPHCHGCSHNGQAYGNGETFATDACTTCRCLEGAITCTQKPCPRGPCLEPGACCPHCEPGCTGGHRSGETWQLEPCVICTCQAGTVQCQGPSCSELNCLESYTPPGECCPICWPGDLPPTLPRRPLGPRGFRTYLGSCLPLGNVHPPRCLLTSPSRWQPSPGCEYEGQLYEEGANFLSSSNPCLQCSCLRSLVRCVPMKCPPIPCPEPVLRPGHCCPNCQAQGCTEGGSHWEHGQEWTTPGDPCRICQCLEGHIRCHQRECASLCPYPARPLPGTCCPVCDGCFLNGREYRSGEPVGSGDPCSHCRCANGSVHCEPLPCPPTPCRHPGRIPGKCCPVCDSCEYQGHQYQSQETFRLQESGRCVRCSCQAGEVSCEEQECPGAPCTLSDSGPQLCPACVLGGEEFAEGVQWEPDGQPCTTCSCQAGVPVCRALLCSPAPCQHPTKPPGACCPSCESCTYHGQVYANGQNFTDADSPCHTCYCEDGTVTCSLVNCPPTTCARPQSGPGQCCPRCPDCILEKQVFMDGESFSHPRDPCQECQCREGHAHCQPRACPRASCAHPLPGPCCQNNCNGCAFAGKEYPNGADFPHPSDPCRLCRCLSGHVQCPARRCPPLPCPEPLLLPGECCPQCPATPSGCPRPGGGVPVRHQEHFSQPDDPCRRCLCLDGSVSCQLLPCPPAPCTHPRQGPCCPSCDGNAPTAPARTPSSSTPEPHLLRPPLTLRPSLPPGGAPPLLPLPPGPLLRGGVLTKKVREQCPPSPQGPGGSAPGAPPPRPPSPSPAPQAACTRGRSSPVASASLRPLPGATSASAGRAASAASPGPVPQHSAPSLPGVTAALPVMDASIMGSPLPPERPFLTRSTPPAPSAPARKAPCAAGRSRVLQLCAPIPPQGLASALFATGREHQDGEEFEGPAGSCERCRCQAGQVSCERLQCPPLPCPLQVTEPGSCCPRCRGCLVHGEEHPEGSSWEPPNSPCSSCMCHEGVITCARVQCVTSCAQPHLGPRDCCPRCSACEHEGRKYEPGESFQPGTDPCEVCTCELQPEGTPSLRCHRRQCPSLVGCPASQLLPPGPQHCCPTCAQPLSPCTEHLRGSKLAPPDPCYTCQCQDLTWLCIHRACPEPSCPLLERHTPPGSCCPVCQECVVEAEGQRVADGESWRDPSDDCITCTCRRGRVECHLEECQALSCPHGWAKVREAGRCCERCQAPAQSCAHQGRQVASGERWAVDACTSCSCVAGAVSCQSQRCPPLSCGP